The Rhodococcus sp. X156 genome window below encodes:
- the fliF gene encoding flagellar basal-body MS-ring/collar protein FliF: MKNIVVDRAQRFWQGFLAFTPGQKVVSVAAVLALTLGGFFFTTWASAPTYAPLFTNLAPTDASAMIDKLNATGTPYELAANGTSIMVPEKDVYALRLTMSSAGLPTSGKSGYSLLDNEGITTSEFKQQVDYQRALEGEIGNTVRSIDGVVDATVHLAIPKDTVYDDGTKKPTGAVLLTTAPGTKLTSGQVQSVVNLVSSSVPGLTADQVSVSDSTGKVLSALGEDDTAAGSDTRSEATRQYESRLNTAVQQMLDQMVGAGHSVVTVNADLDFDKTNTVSQTYVYDAEVPPLAESSTTETYNGGAGDNGVLGAAATPPVAGADGATDGNGGYTKTTGTKNNAVGQVTDTRNSAPGQVRNLNVAVLLDRNAPAVDQAALQQLVSSAVGLDTERGDTLAVASAPFDTTAADAAADTAAAAAAATAASEKREQLMSMAKTLAVVVLVAVLVVATLIANRRRRKAALRTEPAYDPDEFLSALNDSPDLLPPAPQDIVPPSTQASTQAAARAREQGVAALAGNEPHEVARLLRSWLNEKDK; this comes from the coding sequence GTGAAGAACATCGTCGTCGACCGCGCGCAGCGGTTCTGGCAGGGCTTCCTGGCCTTCACCCCCGGCCAGAAGGTCGTCTCCGTGGCCGCCGTGCTGGCGCTCACCCTCGGTGGCTTCTTCTTCACCACCTGGGCCTCGGCGCCCACCTACGCCCCGCTGTTCACCAACCTCGCCCCGACCGACGCCAGCGCGATGATCGACAAGCTCAACGCCACCGGCACCCCCTACGAGCTGGCGGCCAACGGCACCTCGATCATGGTGCCGGAGAAGGACGTCTACGCCCTGCGGCTGACCATGAGCTCGGCCGGCCTGCCCACCTCGGGCAAGTCCGGCTACAGCCTGCTGGACAACGAGGGCATCACCACCTCGGAGTTCAAGCAGCAGGTGGACTACCAGCGGGCGCTGGAGGGCGAGATCGGCAACACCGTCCGCTCCATCGACGGCGTCGTCGACGCCACCGTGCACCTGGCGATCCCCAAGGACACCGTCTACGACGACGGCACCAAGAAGCCCACCGGCGCCGTGCTGCTGACCACCGCCCCCGGCACCAAGCTCACCTCCGGGCAGGTGCAGTCGGTGGTCAACCTGGTCTCCTCCAGCGTGCCCGGCCTCACCGCCGACCAGGTCAGCGTGTCCGACTCCACCGGCAAGGTGCTCAGCGCCCTCGGTGAGGACGACACCGCCGCCGGCTCCGACACCCGCAGCGAGGCCACCCGGCAGTACGAGAGCCGGCTGAACACCGCGGTGCAGCAGATGCTGGACCAGATGGTGGGCGCCGGGCACTCGGTGGTCACGGTGAACGCCGACCTGGACTTCGACAAGACCAACACCGTCTCCCAGACCTACGTCTACGACGCCGAGGTCCCCCCGCTGGCGGAGTCCTCCACCACCGAGACCTACAACGGCGGGGCCGGCGACAACGGGGTGCTGGGCGCGGCCGCCACCCCGCCGGTGGCCGGAGCCGACGGCGCCACCGACGGCAACGGTGGCTACACCAAGACCACCGGCACCAAGAACAACGCCGTGGGTCAGGTCACCGACACCCGCAACTCCGCCCCCGGGCAGGTCCGCAACCTCAACGTCGCCGTCCTGCTCGACCGCAACGCCCCCGCCGTGGACCAGGCTGCGCTGCAGCAGCTGGTGAGCTCGGCGGTGGGCCTGGACACCGAGCGCGGGGACACCCTGGCCGTGGCCAGCGCCCCGTTCGACACCACCGCGGCCGACGCCGCAGCCGACACCGCCGCTGCCGCGGCTGCCGCCACCGCGGCCAGCGAGAAGAGAGAACAGCTGATGTCCATGGCCAAGACCCTTGCGGTGGTGGTTCTCGTCGCGGTGCTGGTGGTCGCCACCCTCATCGCCAACCGCCGTCGTCGCAAGGCCGCGCTGCGCACCGAGCCGGCCTACGACCCGGACGAGTTCCTGTCCGCGCTCAACGACTCCCCCGACCTGCTCCCGCCGGCACCGCAGGACATCGTGCCGCCCTCGACGCAGGCCTCGACGCAGGCCGCTGCTCGGGCCCGTGAGCAGGGGGTGGCCGCCCTGGCCGGCAACGAGCCGCACGAGGTCGCCCGCCTGCTCCGCAGCTGGCTCAACGAGAAGGACAAGTGA
- the fliG gene encoding flagellar motor switch protein FliG, translating to MTTALADPQLATVTPIAPGVPMGKRATDTAPDPLLGMPGRRKAAILMLQLDRETSAKVMAQLRDTELEELSAELTRAGDVSPDISRAVLDEFGLMMESGRAVVQGGADQAREMLVAAVGEQRASAIMDRLSATMVEQPFKFLHDTDARQVLNFITDEHPQTTALVLAHLPAPLASRVLAGLGADLQADVAHRIATMDRTSPDVIRQIEASLERRMVTQLGAPSADQSSVGGLQPLVDIINRADPGTEKLIMEGLEARDPELAEEIRSRMFMFEDLLTLEDRAVQLVLRQVEASTLAVALKGMPIPVHTKVMANMSERAAETLAEEIELLGPVRVASVEEAQADVVRVIRQLEESGQIVVRRGGEDEYVA from the coding sequence ATGACTACTGCTCTCGCCGACCCGCAGCTGGCCACGGTCACCCCGATCGCGCCGGGCGTGCCGATGGGCAAGCGCGCCACCGACACCGCCCCCGACCCGCTGCTGGGCATGCCGGGCCGCCGCAAGGCCGCCATCCTCATGCTCCAGCTCGACCGGGAGACCTCGGCGAAGGTGATGGCGCAGCTGCGCGACACCGAGCTGGAGGAGCTCTCCGCCGAGCTCACCCGCGCCGGGGACGTCTCCCCGGACATCTCCCGCGCGGTGCTCGACGAGTTCGGCCTGATGATGGAGTCGGGCCGCGCCGTGGTGCAGGGCGGGGCCGACCAGGCCCGGGAGATGCTGGTGGCTGCGGTCGGCGAGCAGCGCGCGTCGGCCATCATGGACCGGCTGTCGGCCACCATGGTCGAGCAGCCGTTCAAGTTCCTGCACGACACCGACGCCCGCCAGGTGCTGAACTTCATCACCGACGAGCACCCGCAGACCACCGCCCTGGTGCTGGCCCACCTGCCGGCGCCGCTGGCCTCGCGCGTGCTGGCAGGCCTCGGCGCCGACCTGCAGGCCGACGTCGCCCACCGCATCGCCACCATGGACCGCACCTCTCCCGACGTGATCCGGCAGATCGAGGCGAGCCTGGAGCGACGGATGGTCACCCAGCTGGGTGCCCCCTCCGCCGACCAGTCCTCGGTGGGCGGGCTGCAGCCGCTGGTGGACATCATCAACCGGGCCGACCCGGGTACCGAGAAGCTGATCATGGAGGGCCTGGAGGCACGCGACCCCGAGCTCGCCGAGGAGATCCGCAGCCGGATGTTCATGTTCGAGGACCTGCTCACCCTGGAGGACCGGGCGGTGCAGCTGGTGTTGCGCCAGGTGGAGGCCAGCACCCTCGCCGTGGCGCTCAAGGGCATGCCGATCCCGGTGCACACCAAGGTGATGGCCAACATGTCCGAGCGCGCCGCGGAGACCCTGGCCGAGGAGATCGAGCTGCTCGGCCCGGTGCGCGTGGCCAGCGTGGAGGAGGCCCAGGCCGACGTGGTCCGGGTGATCCGCCAGCTGGAGGAGTCCGGCCAGATCGTCGTCCGTCGTGGCGGCGAGGACGAGTACGTTGCCTGA
- a CDS encoding flagellar hook-basal body complex protein — protein MIRSLFTGISGLRAHQQMLDVTSNNIANVNTTGFKSSSTVFEDTLSQTVAGAGAPGAATGGTNAKQVGLGVQLAATQTSFTEGSNQFTGRTSDLRINGDGFFVLTKGGQETYSRAGSFSPDAEGNLVSPDGAVLQSTTGGPININGGYTSWSISPAGVVNAVDATGATVPIATIALATFANPAGLVKVGETQFQTSINSGAPQIGNPGEGGRGSMTSGYLEMSNVDLASELTNLIISQRGFQANSRVITTSDEVLQSLINIK, from the coding sequence ATGATCCGCTCACTGTTCACCGGCATCTCCGGGCTCCGTGCCCACCAGCAGATGCTCGACGTCACGTCGAACAACATCGCCAACGTCAACACCACCGGCTTCAAGAGCTCGTCCACGGTGTTCGAGGACACCCTGAGCCAGACCGTCGCCGGGGCCGGTGCACCCGGCGCCGCCACCGGCGGCACCAACGCCAAGCAGGTGGGCCTGGGCGTGCAGCTCGCCGCCACCCAGACCAGCTTCACCGAGGGGTCCAACCAGTTCACCGGCCGCACCAGCGACCTGCGCATCAACGGTGACGGCTTCTTCGTGCTCACCAAGGGCGGCCAGGAGACCTACAGCCGCGCCGGGTCGTTCTCCCCCGACGCCGAGGGCAACCTGGTCAGCCCGGACGGTGCGGTGCTGCAGAGCACCACGGGCGGGCCGATCAACATCAACGGCGGTTACACCTCCTGGAGCATCTCCCCCGCCGGTGTGGTCAACGCGGTGGACGCCACCGGCGCCACCGTGCCGATCGCCACCATCGCGCTGGCCACGTTCGCCAACCCGGCGGGCCTGGTCAAGGTGGGCGAGACCCAGTTCCAGACCAGCATCAACTCCGGTGCGCCGCAGATCGGCAACCCCGGCGAGGGCGGGCGCGGCAGCATGACCTCGGGGTACCTGGAGATGTCCAACGTGGACCTGGCCAGCGAGCTGACCAACCTGATCATCTCCCAGCGCGGGTTCCAGGCGAACTCCCGCGTCATCACCACCTCCGACGAGGTGCTGCAGAGCCTCATCAACATCAAGTAG
- a CDS encoding flagellar FliJ family protein: protein MSGRRWLGTMIRARQAEEDVAVQNLADARRTATLAAQRLAREAGRVDALAQPDSESVRAFHASAAARQAAAATLSAARHRLLTAQDRVGCAETELTAAARARRTVEKMHERDAAASTRAALTAAQQELDEIGISRHTARQEATR from the coding sequence ATGAGCGGGCGCCGCTGGCTTGGCACCATGATCCGCGCCCGCCAGGCCGAGGAGGACGTGGCCGTGCAGAACCTCGCCGACGCCCGGCGCACCGCCACCCTCGCCGCCCAGCGCCTGGCTCGTGAGGCAGGCCGGGTGGACGCGCTGGCCCAGCCGGACAGCGAGTCGGTGCGGGCGTTCCACGCCTCTGCCGCCGCCCGACAGGCTGCGGCGGCGACGCTGTCGGCTGCCCGGCACCGGTTGCTCACCGCCCAGGACCGGGTGGGCTGCGCCGAGACCGAGCTGACCGCCGCGGCTCGCGCCCGGCGCACCGTGGAGAAGATGCACGAGCGGGACGCGGCTGCCAGCACCCGGGCCGCGCTCACCGCGGCCCAGCAGGAGCTGGACGAGATCGGCATCAGCCGGCACACCGCGCGCCAGGAGGCGACCCGATGA
- a CDS encoding flagellar basal body protein, whose amino-acid sequence MRTALSSLSARQRVSADNIANIETPNYRASRVSFESSLRDAVASGDPARATASVEGTGDTPGVNGNNVNLDAETIIDQKTQLQYQLLASALSGKYSLLSTVIKG is encoded by the coding sequence ATGCGCACGGCTCTGTCGAGCCTGTCCGCCCGCCAGCGCGTGAGCGCCGACAACATCGCGAACATCGAGACGCCCAACTACCGCGCGTCCCGAGTCTCGTTCGAGTCCAGCCTGCGTGACGCGGTCGCCTCCGGTGATCCCGCCCGAGCCACGGCGTCGGTGGAGGGCACCGGCGACACCCCGGGGGTGAACGGCAACAACGTCAACCTCGACGCCGAGACGATCATCGACCAGAAGACCCAGCTGCAGTACCAGCTGCTGGCCAGCGCGCTCTCCGGCAAGTACAGCCTCCTCAGCACCGTGATCAAGGGCTGA
- a CDS encoding flagellar hook capping FlgD N-terminal domain-containing protein produces MTAPLSATPPATTPMTAPPSTTGATSTSAATATDKTQLSNQAFMQLLVAQLKYQDPSKPMDTAAFMNQTATLTQVQAMEKSTQANTDMLAAQRAQTASTLVGRTVSYTALDGSVATGYVSAATISTPTPTLRIGGSDVELASVQQVLDTAAPTP; encoded by the coding sequence ATGACCGCGCCCCTCTCCGCCACCCCGCCGGCCACCACGCCGATGACGGCCCCGCCGTCCACCACCGGCGCCACCTCCACCTCCGCTGCCACCGCCACGGACAAGACGCAGCTGAGCAACCAGGCGTTCATGCAGCTGCTGGTGGCTCAGCTGAAGTACCAGGACCCCAGCAAGCCGATGGACACCGCCGCGTTCATGAACCAGACGGCCACCCTCACCCAGGTGCAGGCCATGGAGAAGAGCACGCAGGCCAACACCGACATGCTGGCCGCCCAGCGGGCCCAGACCGCCAGCACGCTGGTGGGCCGCACCGTGTCCTACACCGCCCTCGACGGCTCGGTGGCCACCGGCTACGTCTCCGCGGCCACCATCTCCACCCCTACCCCCACCCTGCGCATCGGCGGCAGCGACGTCGAGCTGGCCAGCGTCCAGCAGGTTCTCGACACCGCAGCCCCCACGCCGTAG
- a CDS encoding flagellar hook-length control protein FliK translates to MAITLAGAPSTRSGAATPAAPTPDPTSGDAFAALLGAVPLGGPPPGTLTVAMSGGVPASTGHEALSVLGSLLAELGDQDATTTVDGGAALPALIPDAGLAGGAGLAGALTASAVLPLLLPLPALVPFVAQAPATAAAGTPVPATAVAVAPAQPDGHAPAAAPQHPASPAIAAPTTGVALPTGFTPVTEAESALLTAALLPAGSLLPTDPAVPVSPAQAGMVPAPDAALPAAGAPQVVAPLPAPVPTPPTTPVVSAPPAVPPEPVHHQVATALLGVHSRGEGSHQLELALHPAELGQVNVHVRMVDGALTVALASGSDATLDALRAALPELRQELRAAGLAQVTLSLDLTDPGTAHHQERAEQHASRPADRRPGPPAAAAAPEPDTPVLRSSTTALDRLL, encoded by the coding sequence ATGGCCATCACCCTCGCCGGCGCACCCTCCACCCGGTCTGGGGCAGCGACGCCCGCCGCGCCCACCCCTGACCCGACCTCGGGCGACGCCTTCGCCGCGCTGCTCGGCGCCGTGCCGCTGGGCGGACCTCCGCCCGGCACCCTCACCGTTGCGATGTCCGGCGGTGTTCCGGCATCGACGGGCCACGAGGCTCTCTCGGTGCTCGGCAGCCTCCTGGCCGAGCTGGGTGACCAGGACGCCACGACCACAGTGGACGGTGGGGCGGCGCTCCCCGCGCTGATACCGGATGCTGGCCTGGCGGGGGGTGCTGGCCTGGCGGGTGCGCTCACCGCCAGCGCCGTGCTGCCCCTGCTCCTGCCCCTGCCGGCGCTGGTTCCGTTCGTCGCGCAGGCTCCGGCCACCGCCGCGGCGGGCACCCCCGTGCCGGCCACCGCAGTCGCGGTCGCCCCCGCCCAGCCGGACGGTCACGCACCCGCAGCGGCGCCGCAGCACCCGGCCAGCCCCGCGATTGCTGCCCCGACCACTGGCGTCGCGCTTCCGACCGGGTTCACCCCCGTGACCGAGGCCGAGTCTGCGCTGCTCACCGCTGCCCTGTTGCCGGCCGGTTCCCTCCTGCCGACCGACCCGGCAGTGCCGGTGTCGCCCGCCCAGGCCGGCATGGTCCCCGCACCCGACGCCGCCCTGCCCGCCGCCGGTGCGCCGCAGGTGGTCGCCCCCCTGCCCGCACCGGTGCCGACCCCGCCGACCACGCCCGTGGTGAGCGCGCCGCCCGCCGTACCCCCGGAGCCGGTGCACCACCAGGTGGCCACCGCCCTGCTCGGGGTTCACAGCCGCGGGGAGGGCAGCCACCAGCTGGAGCTCGCCCTGCACCCCGCCGAGCTGGGCCAGGTGAACGTGCACGTCCGGATGGTGGACGGCGCCCTCACCGTCGCGCTGGCCAGCGGAAGCGACGCCACGCTGGACGCCCTGCGCGCCGCGCTGCCCGAGCTGCGCCAGGAGCTGCGCGCTGCCGGGCTGGCGCAGGTGACGCTGAGCCTCGACCTCACCGACCCCGGCACCGCCCACCACCAGGAGCGGGCGGAGCAGCACGCCTCCCGCCCGGCTGACCGCCGGCCCGGGCCGCCGGCAGCCGCAGCCGCCCCCGAGCCGGACACGCCGGTGCTCCGCAGCTCCACCACCGCCCTGGACCGACTGCTGTGA
- a CDS encoding NlpC/P60 family protein, translated as MTAISGVSMVLARISQIESTLSSLSGSRSASARSATTTLGTAALGTAAAATASGPRAQFLAAQVPSAAQGTSTAESFSVQLASAASDTSRSGGGVTGDAVVAAAKKYLGVPYVWGGTSATGLDCSGLVQRAYGDLGVTLPRVAADQAKSGTAVASLAQAKPGDLLAFGQPVDHIAIYVGNNQMIAAPQPGENVKIQSVYTTPVAIRRVVTDAPAVQSVAAAAVTTTSAATSGVARYATLFSQAEARHGLPSGLLAAVAQTESGGNAAALSPAGASGLMQIMPATARGLGVDPLVPAQAVDGAARLLSGYLRDYQGSIPLSLAAYNAGPGAVKQYGGVPPYRETQNYVAKITGLMGRSV; from the coding sequence ATGACCGCCATCAGCGGCGTGTCCATGGTGCTGGCCCGCATCTCCCAGATCGAGTCGACCCTGAGCTCGCTCAGCGGCAGCCGATCCGCGAGCGCGAGGTCGGCCACCACCACGCTGGGCACCGCCGCGCTGGGCACCGCCGCAGCCGCGACCGCCAGCGGGCCCCGGGCCCAGTTCCTCGCCGCTCAGGTCCCCAGCGCGGCCCAGGGCACCAGCACCGCGGAGTCGTTCTCCGTGCAGCTGGCCAGCGCCGCGTCGGACACCAGCCGCAGCGGTGGTGGCGTCACCGGCGACGCCGTGGTGGCTGCGGCCAAGAAGTACCTGGGCGTGCCCTACGTGTGGGGCGGCACCAGCGCCACCGGGCTGGACTGCTCCGGGCTGGTGCAGCGCGCCTACGGCGACCTGGGTGTCACCCTGCCGCGGGTGGCGGCCGACCAGGCCAAGTCCGGCACCGCGGTGGCGAGCCTGGCCCAGGCCAAGCCGGGCGACCTGCTCGCCTTCGGCCAGCCGGTGGACCACATCGCCATCTACGTGGGCAACAACCAGATGATCGCCGCCCCCCAGCCCGGGGAGAACGTGAAGATCCAGTCGGTCTACACCACCCCGGTGGCCATCCGCCGGGTCGTCACCGACGCACCGGCGGTGCAGAGCGTGGCCGCCGCAGCGGTGACCACCACCTCCGCAGCAACGTCCGGGGTGGCCCGGTACGCCACGCTGTTCAGCCAGGCCGAGGCCCGGCACGGCCTGCCCAGCGGACTGCTGGCCGCGGTGGCCCAGACCGAGTCGGGTGGCAACGCCGCCGCGCTGAGCCCCGCGGGGGCCTCCGGGCTGATGCAGATCATGCCGGCCACCGCCCGCGGCCTGGGTGTGGATCCGCTGGTTCCCGCCCAAGCGGTGGACGGCGCGGCCCGGCTGCTGTCGGGCTACCTGCGGGACTACCAGGGCTCCATCCCGCTGTCGCTGGCCGCGTACAACGCCGGCCCCGGCGCGGTGAAGCAGTACGGCGGGGTGCCGCCCTACCGGGAGACGCAGAACTACGTCGCCAAGATCACCGGGCTGATGGGCAGGTCCGTCTGA
- a CDS encoding FliI/YscN family ATPase, whose product MSTPVPTLLPERTRRGLDELLALAGPRRYGYVCRVVGLSVTVAGLPGRIGDLLRIGTGESAVLAEVVSVSGAECTCLPLGPMAGIGNGDQVSHTGGPLQVAVGEELRGRVLDGLGRPLDGSALPGGMERVSVEMAPPAAMSRRRVDQALPVGVRAIDSLITVGRGQRVGIFAGSGVGKSSLLSMITRGTTAEITVVALIGERGREVREFLDDVLGAEGLRNAIVVVATSDQPPMVRLRAAFVATRIAEWYRDTGADVLLMMDSITRLATAQREIGLSVGEPPASRGYPPSVFALMPQLLERAGGGEHGTITGLYTVLVDGDDHNEPIADTARSILDGHIVLDRRLATAGHFPSIDVLESVSRVTTSVTSREQQDLARTARQLMAAQRDVKELVEIGAYVGGTNPRADRALQVWPQLESFLQQRIDEPAGYDAAWSQLAGVLASTGAAAAGDAA is encoded by the coding sequence ATGAGCACCCCGGTACCCACGCTGCTGCCCGAGCGCACCCGTCGCGGCCTGGACGAGCTGCTGGCCCTGGCCGGCCCCCGCCGCTACGGCTACGTCTGCCGGGTGGTCGGGCTGTCCGTCACCGTGGCTGGGCTCCCCGGCCGCATCGGCGACCTGCTGCGCATCGGCACCGGCGAGTCCGCCGTGCTGGCCGAGGTGGTGTCGGTGAGCGGCGCGGAGTGCACCTGCCTGCCGCTGGGCCCGATGGCCGGCATCGGCAACGGCGACCAGGTCTCGCACACCGGTGGCCCCCTGCAGGTGGCGGTGGGTGAGGAGCTGCGCGGCCGGGTGCTCGACGGTCTGGGTCGACCGCTGGACGGCTCCGCGCTGCCCGGCGGCATGGAGCGGGTGTCGGTGGAGATGGCGCCCCCGGCCGCCATGTCCCGCCGGCGGGTGGACCAGGCGCTGCCCGTGGGAGTGCGCGCCATCGACAGCCTCATCACCGTCGGGCGTGGCCAACGGGTGGGCATCTTCGCCGGCTCCGGGGTGGGCAAGTCCAGCCTGCTGTCCATGATCACCCGCGGCACCACCGCCGAGATCACCGTGGTGGCGCTCATCGGCGAGCGCGGCCGGGAGGTGCGGGAGTTCCTCGACGACGTCCTCGGCGCCGAGGGCCTGCGCAACGCGATCGTCGTCGTCGCCACCTCCGACCAGCCCCCGATGGTGCGGCTGCGCGCGGCGTTCGTGGCCACCCGCATCGCGGAGTGGTACCGCGACACCGGCGCCGACGTGCTGCTGATGATGGACTCCATCACCCGGCTGGCCACCGCCCAGCGAGAGATCGGCCTGTCCGTCGGCGAGCCCCCGGCCTCCCGCGGCTACCCGCCGTCGGTGTTCGCCCTGATGCCGCAGCTGCTGGAGCGCGCCGGCGGCGGCGAGCACGGCACCATCACCGGTCTGTACACCGTGCTGGTGGACGGCGACGACCACAACGAGCCGATCGCCGACACCGCCCGGTCCATCCTGGACGGACACATCGTGCTCGACCGCCGGCTGGCCACCGCCGGGCACTTCCCCAGCATCGACGTGCTCGAGTCGGTGTCGCGGGTGACCACGTCGGTCACCAGCCGGGAGCAGCAGGACCTCGCCCGCACCGCTCGCCAGCTGATGGCGGCCCAGCGCGACGTGAAGGAGCTGGTGGAGATCGGCGCCTACGTGGGCGGCACCAACCCCCGCGCCGACCGCGCCCTGCAGGTGTGGCCGCAGCTGGAGTCCTTCCTGCAACAGCGCATCGACGAACCTGCCGGCTACGACGCCGCGTGGTCGCAGCTGGCCGGCGTGCTGGCCAGCACCGGGGCCGCAGCGGCCGGAGACGCGGCATGA
- a CDS encoding flagellar hook-basal body complex protein FliE produces the protein MTIPAIGALSAALPAFAPFAPVSPETTAPAATGGSDFAAMLSKGLETVQTAQDKASGLAVQAATGDLTDIHDYTIASTEAGLVTELASAIRTKGIDAFNQIMGMQA, from the coding sequence ATGACGATCCCCGCCATCGGCGCCCTCAGTGCCGCCCTGCCCGCCTTCGCGCCCTTCGCGCCGGTGAGCCCCGAGACCACCGCCCCCGCAGCCACCGGTGGCAGCGACTTCGCCGCCATGCTCAGCAAGGGCCTGGAGACGGTGCAGACCGCGCAGGACAAGGCCAGCGGGCTGGCCGTGCAGGCCGCCACCGGCGACCTGACCGACATCCACGACTACACGATCGCCTCCACCGAGGCGGGCCTGGTCACCGAGCTGGCCTCGGCGATCCGCACCAAGGGCATCGACGCGTTCAACCAGATCATGGGAATGCAGGCCTGA
- a CDS encoding flagellar basal body rod C-terminal domain-containing protein, translating to MTLFSAINASGTGLTTYRTWIDVLANNVANVNTARPTSGPAFQASYVEAQEIAGGPDGIGQGVEITSLPQGSAEGILTYQPDNPLADENGYVRLPDIDMAEQMGNLIMAQRGFQANAAVIDRAKDTYLQAINIGKNR from the coding sequence ATGACCCTCTTCTCCGCCATCAACGCCTCCGGCACCGGGCTCACCACCTACCGCACCTGGATCGACGTGCTGGCCAACAACGTCGCCAACGTCAACACCGCGCGGCCCACCTCGGGCCCGGCCTTCCAGGCGTCCTACGTGGAGGCCCAGGAGATCGCCGGCGGACCCGACGGCATCGGCCAGGGCGTGGAGATCACCTCGCTGCCGCAGGGCAGCGCCGAGGGCATCCTCACCTACCAGCCCGACAACCCGCTGGCCGACGAGAACGGCTACGTCCGGCTGCCGGACATCGACATGGCTGAGCAGATGGGCAACCTGATCATGGCGCAGCGGGGCTTCCAGGCCAACGCCGCGGTGATCGACCGCGCCAAGGACACCTACCTGCAGGCCATCAACATCGGAAAGAACCGCTGA
- a CDS encoding FliH/SctL family protein — protein MPDTLAARPAFALAGPSAIPERLVADARSAAEAVGYARGWAQGLAEARRASADALAAARAAEVRHAAERSDSLASAVAALAAAADQLEAVAAPACTQIEDTVLAVALELAQALLGRALAQPAVSGPAALARVLALAPEGEPVSVRLHPRDHAQLSGAGGAEVLAALAGAAGREITLTADAAVAPGDALARCGATSIDARLSAGVARLQEHLAR, from the coding sequence TTGCCTGACACCCTGGCCGCCCGGCCGGCGTTCGCGCTGGCCGGTCCCTCGGCCATCCCGGAGCGCCTCGTCGCCGACGCCCGCAGCGCCGCCGAGGCGGTGGGCTACGCCCGGGGCTGGGCCCAGGGACTGGCCGAGGCCCGCCGGGCCAGCGCCGACGCGCTGGCCGCCGCCCGGGCCGCGGAGGTCCGCCACGCCGCCGAGCGCAGCGACTCGCTCGCCTCGGCGGTGGCTGCGCTCGCCGCGGCGGCCGACCAGCTGGAGGCCGTCGCCGCCCCCGCCTGCACGCAGATCGAGGACACCGTGCTGGCCGTGGCGCTCGAGCTGGCCCAGGCGCTGCTCGGCCGTGCGCTGGCGCAGCCCGCCGTGTCCGGCCCGGCCGCGCTGGCCCGGGTGCTGGCCCTGGCGCCGGAGGGTGAGCCGGTGAGCGTGCGGCTGCACCCCCGCGACCACGCCCAGCTCAGCGGAGCCGGCGGTGCCGAGGTGCTCGCCGCGCTGGCGGGTGCGGCGGGCCGGGAGATCACCCTCACCGCCGACGCTGCCGTGGCGCCCGGTGACGCCCTCGCCCGCTGCGGCGCGACCTCCATCGACGCCCGGCTGTCCGCCGGGGTGGCCCGGCTGCAGGAGCACCTGGCCCGATGA
- a CDS encoding flagellar export chaperone FliS, which yields MSSDLARARYLADAVATATPARRIVLLYDRLWLDVQRGVEGLASADPAAAGDHVQHAQQIVAELLGSLDTTAWEGAGELASLYTYLLRELMNAIVSPTPGALDTAAGIITGLRDTWKQAEVQLQTGIARAAAAPAARQAAWVG from the coding sequence GTGTCCAGCGACTTGGCTCGAGCCCGCTACCTCGCCGACGCGGTCGCCACGGCGACGCCGGCCCGCCGCATCGTGCTGCTCTACGACCGGCTGTGGCTGGACGTCCAGCGCGGTGTCGAGGGCCTGGCCAGCGCTGATCCCGCCGCGGCCGGTGACCACGTCCAGCACGCCCAGCAGATCGTCGCCGAGCTGCTCGGCAGCCTGGACACCACGGCGTGGGAGGGCGCCGGCGAGCTCGCCTCGCTGTACACCTACCTGCTCCGCGAGCTGATGAACGCCATCGTCTCCCCCACCCCCGGAGCCCTGGACACCGCCGCGGGCATCATCACCGGCCTGCGGGACACCTGGAAGCAGGCCGAGGTCCAGCTGCAGACCGGTATCGCCCGCGCCGCGGCGGCCCCGGCCGCCCGACAGGCGGCGTGGGTTGGCTGA